From the Fimbriimonadaceae bacterium genome, the window TCCATCTAAGAGGAAGTGGAGAAGACCAGTGTAGGCGAGGGGTGACCACACGGATTCGCTGAGGAGGGCAGACGAAAAAGGCGCGGATTCAGCCCTGCCAGTAGCGGGATTCTGATCAGGAATATTCATCTAAACCGTTGATATCCATGCATGATTGACGCTATTTGTGTAATCGTGTCATTTGTCCATATATAAGTCTGTATAGTCTGCTAATGGACGAAAGTCAAGTGCCGTCCTACTACTTCATAAAAGAGAACCTTTGACGAAGTACTCTGATTGGCGTATTCTGCTGGCACGATCCAGAGCGAGAGGGAGATCAACACGGTGGACGAATCCGACGCGACGCCTGATGGTAGGTCGCCGATGCCCATGCTGTCGCGTGAGATGGGGGAGGGGATCAGGAGCCCGGGAATACTCCAGCCTGGCCGAGACGGCGATCGCGTGCATCTTCAGGCCACGTTCTACCATTACCTGCTCTTTTGTCAGGCAAACAAAGCGGCGAGTACGTACCGGATCTACCAATCCACCCTCTGGGCCTTCTATCGCTGGTGGAGGCAAGAACGGCCATATGAGACGCTTGGCCCCACACTGCTCCATGGCTACAAGATTTGGTTGTGTGAGAGTCGTGATCAGGGGCAAGAACGATTGCAGGCGCGGTCGATCAACAACTACCTCGCGGCGGTTCGGGCCTTCTGTCGATGGATTCACGTCCGATACCCGCTCAATTGGGATCCCGGCCGGGAGATTCCGGACGAGCGAGTCGATAACAAGACCTATCAGCGGCTTCCACTCAGCCCCACGCAAGTCACCACATTGATCGGCAGTTTTGATGACTCCCTTATCGGACGGCGCGACGCCGCCATGACGTATCTTATGGCGAAGACTGGCTTGCGCGCGATCCAGATCCAGCGGGCAGATTGCGGTGACCTCGAGTGCCTAGAGATCCAGGTCCAGCAGGGAGCGAACGAGACAAGGGAAGTCAGTGGCGCGGCGGTCACACGATCGCAGTGGATCTTGCGGACGCAGGGAAAGGGGCAGAAGACGAAGGAGAGTTTTGTGAATCTGATGCCGGAGGTCTACAACCGGCTGCAACGATATCTAGAGGCCCGCGGGCCGGTGTCACCACGCGAGCCGTTGTTTGCCCGGCATCATGACAAGCTCACCGCGCATCTTGAGCAGGTACGGTCGAAGCCGGGTGGAGCGGATGGTTCAGCGTTGGCGACAAATGAGCGATTGCGGCTTACGACCCGCGCCATCCAGCTTCGCATTACGGAAGCCATGACCCGCTGCGGGTTGCGAGATGCAGCGCGACCTGGCGAAGCGTCACCGCACGAAAGTCGCCGCCGGGGGCAACGACGGGTGACGCCACATAGTCTCCGCCATACGGCCGCGACGGAGGCCGCTCGCATGGAATCACCATTCAAAGTCCAAGCCATGCTGAATCACAAGGACATCCGCACCACCCAAAAGTATTTTCACGCGATTGATCGGCTG encodes:
- a CDS encoding tyrosine-type recombinase/integrase, which gives rise to MAYSAGTIQSEREINTVDESDATPDGRSPMPMLSREMGEGIRSPGILQPGRDGDRVHLQATFYHYLLFCQANKAASTYRIYQSTLWAFYRWWRQERPYETLGPTLLHGYKIWLCESRDQGQERLQARSINNYLAAVRAFCRWIHVRYPLNWDPGREIPDERVDNKTYQRLPLSPTQVTTLIGSFDDSLIGRRDAAMTYLMAKTGLRAIQIQRADCGDLECLEIQVQQGANETREVSGAAVTRSQWILRTQGKGQKTKESFVNLMPEVYNRLQRYLEARGPVSPREPLFARHHDKLTAHLEQVRSKPGGADGSALATNERLRLTTRAIQLRITEAMTRCGLRDAARPGEASPHESRRRGQRRVTPHSLRHTAATEAARMESPFKVQAMLNHKDIRTTQKYFHAIDRLEEGAEYAITRY